The DNA region AGTCGACGTCGTCGTTGAAGAGCGCCTCGAGGTCGTGGCCACAAAAGGCGCCGAGCGCCCTGTTCTCTTCGCGGTAGCCTTCCTGCAGCGCGCGCCGCTCTTGCGCGGTCAGGATGTCCTTGGATTTGAAGAGATCGGGCCGCGCGGCTTGTATCGCGGAGATCACCTTGCGCCGGTGCTGCGGCGTGGCGAAATCCTGTTCGGAGAGCGCAATCGCGAGTTCGCGGCACGGCGTGACGTTCACCGGGTCACTCAGCCCTTCCGCGCGCGGCAGCCCGCTGAGGCCAAGGAACTCCCAGAAATCTGTGATCACATCACCATCGAGGAGCGTGCCGCGATCATAGGGTCGGCAGGTGATGCGGACACCCGGGATCCGGCGCTGCACCTCGCGGATGTAGGTCATGTAGTTGCCGCCCCGCCGCCGCGTGGCGATGAACGCCTCGAGGCTGCCCCGGTAATGCCCGCTCTTGAGCTTCTGCTTGGCCATGGCCTCGAGGAGGAGGTCCTGGCGACGAACGTAAACGATGATCTCCGCGGACCCCGCCCAGTCGCCCAGCGCGGTGAAGAGCATCTGCGTCGGACGTATGCCGTAGCCGATCTCGGTGGAAATCAGGATGCTGGGCTCTTGGGCTCCACCGATCTCACGGCGCAATCTGCGCGTCACGCGATCCGCGGTGCTTCCCCCCTTTGAGAGCTGCATGACGAGACGGTTGTGGTTGATCGCAGCCCGGCAGGTCTTCACATAGCGCAGCCCCGCGCCCGCCAGTGCGTCTTCCTCGGCGACAAGCACATTCTGAAGCGATGTGGTGCCCGTCTTCGGGGTGCCGAGGTGAAGGATCAGTCGCTTCTCCGACATCTCGCCCTACCCTGCCCGCTCGTTGAGCGCGGGGAGCGCGCCGTCCCGCTGTTGGATGGCGGCCTCGCGGTAGGCCGCGAGTTCTTTCTCTGTCGGGAGGTCGGGCGCGAAGCTAGCTGGAATGTATCCCTGCGCCGAAAGGGCGGCGAAGGTCGCGGCAAAGTCGAGCTCGCCCACGGCACGGAAATCGACGCGGCCCTTGGGATTGAACGACCAGTCCTTTTCCAGCGTGTCGATGACATCCACGTCCACACCGCAGAAGGCCCGGAATTGCGTCTTGTAGTCGCCGACATTGGCCGATGAACGACGCTTTATCAGCGCGACCCGGCCCCCCTCGGCCATGATGAATGGCACGAGATGGAAGGCAGATCCGTCGAGGCCCACGATGCGCCGCGCGGCCCTGTACTTGGCGAGCTGGACGTCGATGGGATGCTCTTGGGGATGGAAGATCTCATAGCCGAGCCGCGCGAGATTGTGCTCGAGGACCTCCTCTCCAATGACCTGCCCCATCTGGCCCCAAAGCCGGGATCTCGAGATGTAGAGATCATCCCCGCCATCGGACTCCACGGACGCTGCGAGCCTCCCGCGGACGAAGGCGCGAAAGGCGGGCGAGCCATCGAACCTGCCGCCCCAGCCAAAGCCCAGCTCCGGCACGTAAAGATGCTCGATCCGCGCGACCTGATCATGGGCAACCACCGGAACGGTCACGCCGAGGACGCGGTAGAGATCGCTGTATTTCTCGAGCTTCTGGCGCTCTGCGGATCCGTGCGCCACGTAGATCAGGCTCTTGGGTTGCAGGGGCACGTGGTCGAGCGCCCAAAGCCGGCTGAGCGCCTCCACCAGGAAATGCCCGAAATGGCCCCGGTAGTAGCCCCCGAAGAGATGGGTGCCCTCAAGCTCGATGATCTCCGCGGTCTTTGCCACCACGGGCGCCTTGGACTTGAGGCGCGCATCCATCCAGCATTGCGACGCCCGGCACCAGCTCTGGTCCGCATGGAGGACGCCGAAGGCGGTGGGCGCGCTCTTCTGCAGCGCGGGCACGACGAACGCGCCCGACAGAGAGGCGATCTGTCCGGCATAGGGCGCGACTGGCGCAGGACGCCCGACGGTGATGACATGGTCTTCGCGCGCGGCGATGATTGCGGTCTGACGCTTCACCACGCGGTCCAGATAGCGGTTCATGCGCCCGTCGCGCGCCCGCTGCGTCTTTGCCGCGTTGATCGCGAGCGCATTGTGCCCGCGTGCCTCCGCCTCTCGAAAAAGCTCGCGAAGCCAGCGCGTCTGGTGGCGGCGTTCCCGCACAGCCGCATAGAACCCCGCGCGATCGAAGCGCTGCTCCGCGACCTGGGCGAAGAGCTCTGACAGGACGCCCACGTGTTTCAGCACCCGGATCGCCTGGTGGCCGAAGTGACCGACATGGAGGAACGAGACATGGGGCGCCGCGAGGCGAGCCGCATGGGCCTTGTCTTCCGGCACAAATGGGTCGAACGCGATGGTGACGTCGGCGATATCCGGAATGCCCTCCGCAGCGTCCCGGTAATCGCCGGCCCAGTCGAATTTCTTCTGCGGGCGGGCATAGCGGCCCTCGAAAGGCACGAGATCGGGGGCCAGAGAGCTTTGCGGGCTGAAGGCGAGGACCCCTGATCCCGGCACCAGCCTGGCATAGGTCAGCGCGGCATAGCCTCCCATGGAGGCCCCGATGAAGAGCACCCGCGAGAAGCCCTCGAAAAGACCCGCCTCGCGCAGCTCCTCGATCAGGCGGGGCGTGTCAGGGTTACGATACCAATCCCTGCGCTTGGTGATCAGACCGAGGATGGAATAGCCCTGCTTGGCGACGTTTCCGTAAAACCACGGCTGCGGGATCTCATGCTCGCCCAGCGTCGCCAGGTTGAAAAAGGTCACGATGAGAATGTCCGAGCGCCGCTCGAACCAAGCATCGACGCGCCCGGCCGGCAGGAAGAAGGCATCCTTGCCGGGAATGTCGCGAACGGACCCAATTTCTGGAGGACGGGTGACCATCGGCCTCTCTGGCGCACTTAGAGTGGTACTGCTGTGTCGGGCGCACTCTGCGCCGCGTTGATTTTTATTTCGTCAAACGCTGAGCGATTTGCCGCGCTGAGGCAAGGGCTCGCGCCGCCGGGTGGCGAAATAGTAGCGAAGTGATCGATTGCTGCATCGAAGCGGGTCTGGAGCTCAGGCGCGGACGCGCCGCATCTCCGGGTCGAAAGGCCCTGCCGGGATGACCTTCGCGGGCACAAGATCACCGAGGAGATCGAGCGCGAGCTCCGCCCCTTGGCGCGCCAGCTCTGGCTCGACAAAGGCATAGGCGAGGTTGAGCCCGGTCCGGTGCCCCCACGCCCCGGAGGTGACCGTCCCCGCGACGGTGCCACCATCCATGATGGACGCACCCGCGTGGGCCGCACGATCCTGCGCGTCCAGCGCGAGCGTGACGAGGCGTTTGCGGGGTCCGAGATTGTGCCGCTTGTCGAGCGCCGCACGCCCGACGAAGGCGGGCTTTTGCATCTGCACGAAACGGACGAGGCCGGTTTCGAACGGGTCGAACTCCGTAAGGATGTCCGCCTTCCAATGCAGGTACCCTTTTTCCATGCGCATGGACTCGATGGCGCGAGACCCAAAGAGCGACAGGCCGTGCGCCTGACCAGCGGCACGCAGGGTCAGATAGGCGGCATGGAGCTGCGCGCTCGGCACGTGGATCTCGTAGGCCAACTCGCCAGAATAGCTCACGGACAGAACGGTCGCCGGCGCGGTCCCGACGAAACACTCGCGCGCCGAAAGCCAGGGAAAGGCCGCCGCGGACCAATCTCCGCGTGCCGCGGCAGAGAGCACGTCGCGCGCCTTCGGCCCTGCCAGGAGCAGGATCGTGTGGGATTCAACGAGCGAACGAAGCGTGACGTCCTCACCGGCCGCGATATGGGCCCGGAGCCAGTCCATGTCGTGGAATTCCGAGGCTGCCGCCGCCCCGTACCATGTTCGCGCCGGGCCACGGTCGCTCGCAGGCAGGTTGGCGATCGTCGCCTCTGCCTTCAGCATGCCGTGGTCATTGAGGAGGTATCCCAGGCCCACCTGCCCGTCCCGCCGCGGGAGGCGTCCACAGATCATCCGGTCCAGGAAGGTGAGCCGGTCCGCGCCGGTGATCTCGATCCGGTTGAACCCGCAGACCTCCGCGAGGCCAACACCCTGGTGCAGCGATGCGACCTCCCGGGCCACGATGTCCTCGACATCGGTGAAGCGGAAGCTTTTCGGCTCAACGTAATCGGGCGCGGGCTTGATGTAGTCCACCCGCTCCCAGCCGTTGACGACCGTGAATTCTGCGCCCTCGGCCGCGAGGATCGGTGTCAGCGGTGTCGTCCGGGCCGGGCGTCCGGCCGGGCGATGCTCGTGAGGGAAATGAAAGCGGAACTCGTTCTGGTAATCCTCGACGGCCTTCAGCGACGTCAGTTCCACATTTGCATGGGCTCCGAAGCGGCGCGGGTCGAGGCCCCACGTGTCATAGCAGGCCTCGCCGTGCACGATCTGCTGCGCGAGAAGCCAGCCATGCCCACCGCCTTCCCCGAGCCCGGCCCGAAGACCGATGATGCAGAAGGCGTTGCGCTTACCGGGGATGGGACCGACGAGGGGGGCACCGTCGATCGTGTAGGTGATCGGCCCGTTGACGATCGTGTGGAT from Pseudomonadota bacterium includes:
- a CDS encoding glycosyltransferase 61 family protein: MVTRPPEIGSVRDIPGKDAFFLPAGRVDAWFERRSDILIVTFFNLATLGEHEIPQPWFYGNVAKQGYSILGLITKRRDWYRNPDTPRLIEELREAGLFEGFSRVLFIGASMGGYAALTYARLVPGSGVLAFSPQSSLAPDLVPFEGRYARPQKKFDWAGDYRDAAEGIPDIADVTIAFDPFVPEDKAHAARLAAPHVSFLHVGHFGHQAIRVLKHVGVLSELFAQVAEQRFDRAGFYAAVRERRHQTRWLRELFREAEARGHNALAINAAKTQRARDGRMNRYLDRVVKRQTAIIAAREDHVITVGRPAPVAPYAGQIASLSGAFVVPALQKSAPTAFGVLHADQSWCRASQCWMDARLKSKAPVVAKTAEIIELEGTHLFGGYYRGHFGHFLVEALSRLWALDHVPLQPKSLIYVAHGSAERQKLEKYSDLYRVLGVTVPVVAHDQVARIEHLYVPELGFGWGGRFDGSPAFRAFVRGRLAASVESDGGDDLYISRSRLWGQMGQVIGEEVLEHNLARLGYEIFHPQEHPIDVQLAKYRAARRIVGLDGSAFHLVPFIMAEGGRVALIKRRSSANVGDYKTQFRAFCGVDVDVIDTLEKDWSFNPKGRVDFRAVGELDFAATFAALSAQGYIPASFAPDLPTEKELAAYREAAIQQRDGALPALNERAG
- a CDS encoding FAD-dependent oxidoreductase; amino-acid sequence: MKSSARVVVIGGGIAGCSTLYHLTQEGWSDVMLLERDELTSGTTWHSAAQVTNFGMTQTMVGLKSHSIALYCELAADPDYPINYHHGDGGIRLANTPEQMDGYRHFASMARGMGVDFEVIDAEECARRHPLISTENLLGGLWDPSDGDIDPAQLCQALARRARKDGAEVHRHTPVTGLTQQEDQSWFVETPKGTVHAEIVVNACGYRVNEVGAMMGVHHPVASMEHQYFVTEEIPAIREAGHRMPLLRCPISDYYCRQEKTGLLVGFYEQDCKPWGMDGIDPHFTNALCPDDLDRVTDVLEGAFARMPALMDVGIHTIVNGPITYTIDGAPLVGPIPGKRNAFCIIGLRAGLGEGGGHGWLLAQQIVHGEACYDTWGLDPRRFGAHANVELTSLKAVEDYQNEFRFHFPHEHRPAGRPARTTPLTPILAAEGAEFTVVNGWERVDYIKPAPDYVEPKSFRFTDVEDIVAREVASLHQGVGLAEVCGFNRIEITGADRLTFLDRMICGRLPRRDGQVGLGYLLNDHGMLKAEATIANLPASDRGPARTWYGAAAASEFHDMDWLRAHIAAGEDVTLRSLVESHTILLLAGPKARDVLSAAARGDWSAAAFPWLSARECFVGTAPATVLSVSYSGELAYEIHVPSAQLHAAYLTLRAAGQAHGLSLFGSRAIESMRMEKGYLHWKADILTEFDPFETGLVRFVQMQKPAFVGRAALDKRHNLGPRKRLVTLALDAQDRAAHAGASIMDGGTVAGTVTSGAWGHRTGLNLAYAFVEPELARQGAELALDLLGDLVPAKVIPAGPFDPEMRRVRA